From Coffea arabica cultivar ET-39 chromosome 10e, Coffea Arabica ET-39 HiFi, whole genome shotgun sequence, one genomic window encodes:
- the LOC113712043 gene encoding LOB domain-containing protein 38-like isoform X2: MSCNGCRVLRRGCSDKCALRPCLGWIPTPQAQANATLFVSKFFGRSDLMSFITAVPDSKKPACGRTVNPVSGAVGLLSTGNWPVCEAAVETVLAGGTLRPVSGVGVLSPDSNEASEAFCNSGGLWRVQPPFFMHGSDGDEMMVEFESDQNMSASASFRSSEASDVWGSFGSCGIEGVGGKEPKLLNLFV; this comes from the exons ATGAGCTGCAATGGATGTAGAGTTCTCCGAAGAGGATGCAGCGACAAATGCGCCCTTAGGCCCTGTTTGGGCTGGATCCCCACTCCCCAAGCTCAAGCCAACGCCACTCTTTTCGTCTCCAAGTTCTTCGGCCGCAGTGATCTCATGTCCTTCATCACCGCCGTCCCCGACTCCAAAAAACCTG CATGCGGTCGTACGGTGAATCCGGTGAGCGGAGCGGTGGGGCTATTATCGACTGGGAACTGGCCAGTGTGTGAAGCGGCGGTGGAAACAGTCCTCGCCGGCGGAACGTTGCGGCCTGTGAGCGGTGTCGGAGTATTGAGTCCTGATTCGAATGAAGCCTCGGAAGCATTCTGTAACAGCGGCGGCTTGTGGAGAGTTCAACCGCCGTTTTTCATGCATGGATCGGACGGTGATGAAATGATGGTTGAATTTGAATCTGATCAGAACATGTCTGCGTCGGCGTCGTTTCGGTCGTCGGAGGCGTCTGACGTGTGGGGGAGTTTTGGAAGCTGTGGTATTGAAGGAGTTGGTGGAAAAGAGCCAAAGCTTTTGAATCTTTTTGTGTAA
- the LOC113712043 gene encoding LOB domain-containing protein 38-like isoform X1 — MSCNGCRVLRRGCSDKCALRPCLGWIPTPQAQANATLFVSKFFGRSDLMSFITAVPDSKKPALFQSLLYEACGRTVNPVSGAVGLLSTGNWPVCEAAVETVLAGGTLRPVSGVGVLSPDSNEASEAFCNSGGLWRVQPPFFMHGSDGDEMMVEFESDQNMSASASFRSSEASDVWGSFGSCGIEGVGGKEPKLLNLFV; from the exons ATGAGCTGCAATGGATGTAGAGTTCTCCGAAGAGGATGCAGCGACAAATGCGCCCTTAGGCCCTGTTTGGGCTGGATCCCCACTCCCCAAGCTCAAGCCAACGCCACTCTTTTCGTCTCCAAGTTCTTCGGCCGCAGTGATCTCATGTCCTTCATCACCGCCGTCCCCGACTCCAAAAAACCTG CTTTATTTCAGTCGCTGTTATATGAAGCATGCGGTCGTACGGTGAATCCGGTGAGCGGAGCGGTGGGGCTATTATCGACTGGGAACTGGCCAGTGTGTGAAGCGGCGGTGGAAACAGTCCTCGCCGGCGGAACGTTGCGGCCTGTGAGCGGTGTCGGAGTATTGAGTCCTGATTCGAATGAAGCCTCGGAAGCATTCTGTAACAGCGGCGGCTTGTGGAGAGTTCAACCGCCGTTTTTCATGCATGGATCGGACGGTGATGAAATGATGGTTGAATTTGAATCTGATCAGAACATGTCTGCGTCGGCGTCGTTTCGGTCGTCGGAGGCGTCTGACGTGTGGGGGAGTTTTGGAAGCTGTGGTATTGAAGGAGTTGGTGGAAAAGAGCCAAAGCTTTTGAATCTTTTTGTGTAA